One stretch of Micromonospora echinospora DNA includes these proteins:
- a CDS encoding glutamate synthase subunit beta, translated as MPDPNGFLRYDRRLPARRPVPVRISDWREVYPPAGEELIREQATRCMDCGIPFCHDGCPLGNRIPDWNDLVRTGNWDAAVESLHATNNFPEFTGRLCPAPCEAACVLGLGGQQPVTIKQVEVEIADAAVARDGLRPRPASVPTGRSVAVVGSGPAGLAAAQQLARAGHTVTVYERDDAIGGLLRYGIPDFKLEKQHIDKRLAQLTAEGVRFRTGVEVGVDVTAEQLRAEHDAVLLACGALQGRDTPGTPGRALRGVHQAMAHLVAANRVVAAAGEGKPALATLPDGTPIDAAGKHVVIIGGGDTAADCLGVAHRQGTAGVHQLDLYPQPPSERDAERDPWPTWPWVLRNYPAHEEGGDRVFAVAVQEFVDDGTGQVRAVRIAEVTVEKVDGRRIVTALPGSEREIPADLVLLAIGFEGTEEQPLLAQFGVSRNGRGAIDARGDWQAADGVFVAGDMHRGASLIVWAIAEGRAAAAAIHTYLGGVGDLPAPVDPARQPLAAR; from the coding sequence GTGCCTGACCCGAACGGTTTCCTGCGTTACGACCGGCGGCTGCCCGCCCGGCGTCCGGTCCCGGTGCGGATCTCCGACTGGCGGGAGGTGTACCCGCCGGCCGGCGAGGAGCTGATCCGCGAGCAGGCCACCCGGTGCATGGACTGCGGCATCCCGTTCTGCCACGACGGCTGCCCGCTGGGCAACCGCATCCCGGACTGGAACGACCTGGTCCGCACCGGCAACTGGGACGCGGCGGTGGAGTCGCTGCACGCCACGAACAACTTCCCCGAGTTCACCGGCCGGCTCTGCCCGGCGCCGTGCGAGGCGGCCTGCGTGCTCGGCCTGGGCGGCCAGCAGCCGGTCACCATCAAGCAGGTCGAGGTGGAGATCGCCGACGCCGCGGTGGCCCGCGACGGCCTGCGGCCCCGGCCCGCATCAGTCCCCACCGGCCGGTCGGTGGCGGTGGTCGGCTCCGGCCCGGCCGGGCTGGCCGCCGCGCAGCAGCTCGCCCGCGCCGGTCACACGGTCACCGTTTACGAGCGCGACGACGCGATCGGCGGGCTGCTCCGCTACGGCATCCCCGACTTCAAGCTGGAGAAGCAGCACATCGACAAGCGGCTGGCCCAGCTCACCGCCGAGGGCGTGCGGTTCCGTACCGGCGTCGAGGTCGGCGTCGACGTGACCGCCGAGCAGTTGCGCGCCGAGCACGACGCGGTGCTGCTGGCCTGCGGCGCGTTGCAGGGCCGGGACACCCCGGGGACGCCGGGCCGGGCGCTGCGCGGCGTCCATCAGGCGATGGCGCACCTGGTCGCCGCGAACCGGGTCGTGGCCGCCGCCGGGGAGGGGAAGCCCGCCCTGGCCACGCTGCCCGACGGCACGCCGATCGACGCCGCCGGCAAGCACGTGGTGATCATCGGTGGTGGCGACACCGCCGCGGACTGCCTCGGCGTGGCGCACCGGCAGGGCACGGCGGGCGTACACCAGCTCGACCTCTACCCGCAGCCGCCGTCGGAACGGGACGCGGAGCGCGACCCGTGGCCGACCTGGCCGTGGGTGCTGCGCAACTACCCGGCGCACGAGGAGGGCGGCGACCGGGTCTTCGCGGTCGCCGTGCAGGAGTTCGTGGACGACGGCACCGGCCAGGTCCGCGCGGTCCGGATCGCCGAGGTGACAGTGGAGAAGGTGGACGGTCGCCGCATCGTCACCGCGCTGCCCGGCTCCGAGCGGGAGATCCCGGCCGACCTGGTACTGCTCGCCATCGGCTTCGAGGGCACCGAGGAGCAGCCGCTGCTGGCGCAGTTCGGGGTGTCCCGCAACGGCCGGGGCGCGATCGACGCCCGCGGAGACTGGCAGGCCGCCGACGGCGTCTTCGTCGCCGGTGACATGCACCGGGGCGCGTCGCTGATCGTCTGGGCGATCGCCGAGGGACGCGCCGCCGCGGCGGCGATCCACACGTACCTGGGTGGGGTGGGCGACCTGCCCGCCCCGGTCGACCCGGCCCGCCAGCCGCTCGCCGCCAGGTGA
- the gltB gene encoding glutamate synthase large subunit, translated as MAFPYPHSPQSAPQATGLYDPAYEHDACGVAFVADLYGRRSHQVVANGLGALCRLDHRGARGAEHNTGDGAGIMIQVPDAFLRATVDFPLPPAGQYATGLVFLPDDDAAEIRARQVVDKYALVEGADVLGWREVPTDPSGLGETALAAMPRVRQLFLAAHRLTDSPAGPAGSPLTGLDLDRVAFCLRKQVERETAERGVPAYFPSLSGRTMVWKGMLTPDQLPEFYPELTDERVVSAIALVHSRFSTNTFPSWPLAHPYRFIAHNGEINTIRGNRNWMQAREALLRSPNLPGNIRRVFPVCTPAASDSANFDEVLELLHLAGRSLPHAVLMMIPEAWENDPDMRADKRAFYRFHASLMEPWDGPASVAFTDGEVVGAVLDRNGLRPGRWWHTADGLVVLGSEAGVLDLDPSTVIAKGRLQPGRMFLVDTVNGRIVSDDEIKTELAAEQPYQEWLHAGLIELDDLPAREHTVYTHDSVRRRQQVFGYTEEELKILLGPMARSGAEPIGSMGTDTPIAPLSTRPRLLYDYFHQLFAQVTNPPLDAIREELVTSLASTIGPEGNLLDPGPASCRQIVLPYPVIDNDELAKILSIDEDGDLPGFKAVRVSGLYRLRDGGAGIKARLTEICRHVSEAIEDGVRILVLSDRDSNADLAPIPSLLLTAAVHQHLVREQTRTQVALVVESGDCREVHHAAVLIGYGAAAVNPYLAFESVEDMISTGVLAGVDRVKAVRNYVKALGKGVLKIMSKMGISTVSSYCGAQVFEAVGLETRLVDRYFRGTPSTIGGIGLAEIHAEVAARHARAWPAPGAQADDRLDVGGEYQWRREGELHLFNPETVFLLQHATRSRQYDVFRQYTAKVDELAAKAGSLRGLFTLRTGVRPAVPLDEVEPATEIVKRFATGAMSYGSISAEAHETLAIAMNRLGGKSNTGEGGEDVERLHDPARRSAVKQIASGRFGVTSEYLVNADDLQIKMAQGAKPGEGGQLPGNKVWPWIARTRHATPGVGLISPPPHHDIYSIEDLAQLVHDLKCVNPAARVHVKLVSEVGVGTVAAGVAKLKADVILISGHDGGTGASPLNSLKHAGTPWELGLAEAQQTLLLNKLRDRVTVQVDGQLKTGRDVLIAALLGAEEFGFATAPLIVEGCVMMRVCHLDTCPVGIATQNPVLRERFTGRPEFVENFFLFLAEEVRGYLAELGFRSIDEAIGHTELLDVVGAIDHWKGHGLDLSRVLHLPELPEGAARRGVRAQDHGLDAALDNRLIELAGPALRDSSPVRVEVEVRNEHRSVGAMLGGEVTRRFGGAGLPDDTVEFLLRGTAGQSFGAFLPRGVTLRLHGDANDYVGKGLSGGRIVVRPDTVAPFVGVDAAPGRRAEDQIIAGNTILYGATGGEVYLRGRVGERFAVRNSGAVAVVEGLGDHGCEYMTGGIVVVLGPTGRNFAAGMSGGTAFVHRLDRRLVNTELVDLSPLRDEERDRLHELVQRHFAETDSAVAEDLLKRWPQAVEEFTAVVPRDYRRVMEIMRAAEAAGRDVDDAVMSALSVPSAAPVPPAPRVVAQEVARA; from the coding sequence GTGGCCTTTCCGTACCCTCACAGCCCGCAGTCGGCCCCACAGGCGACCGGGCTCTACGACCCCGCGTACGAGCACGACGCCTGCGGCGTGGCCTTCGTGGCCGACCTGTACGGGCGGCGCTCGCACCAGGTCGTCGCGAACGGCCTCGGGGCGCTGTGCCGGCTGGACCACCGGGGCGCCCGGGGCGCGGAGCACAACACCGGGGACGGCGCCGGCATCATGATCCAGGTGCCGGACGCGTTCCTGCGCGCCACCGTCGACTTCCCGCTGCCCCCGGCCGGCCAGTACGCCACCGGTCTGGTGTTCCTGCCCGACGACGACGCGGCCGAGATCCGCGCCCGCCAGGTGGTCGACAAGTACGCGCTGGTCGAGGGCGCCGACGTGCTCGGCTGGCGCGAGGTGCCGACCGACCCGTCCGGCCTGGGGGAGACGGCCCTCGCGGCGATGCCCCGGGTCCGGCAGCTCTTCCTCGCCGCGCACCGGCTGACCGACTCGCCCGCCGGCCCGGCCGGCTCCCCGCTGACCGGGCTCGACCTGGACCGGGTGGCGTTCTGCCTGCGCAAGCAGGTCGAGCGGGAGACCGCCGAGCGGGGCGTGCCGGCGTACTTCCCGTCGCTGTCCGGCCGCACCATGGTGTGGAAGGGCATGCTCACCCCGGACCAGCTCCCGGAGTTCTACCCGGAGCTGACCGACGAGCGGGTGGTCAGCGCCATCGCGCTGGTGCACTCCCGCTTCTCCACGAACACGTTTCCGTCCTGGCCGCTGGCGCACCCGTACCGGTTCATCGCGCACAACGGCGAGATCAACACGATCCGCGGCAACCGCAACTGGATGCAGGCCCGCGAGGCGCTGCTGCGCAGCCCGAACCTGCCCGGCAACATCCGCCGGGTCTTCCCGGTGTGCACCCCGGCGGCGTCCGACTCGGCGAACTTCGACGAGGTCCTGGAGCTGCTGCACCTGGCCGGGCGGAGCCTGCCGCACGCGGTGCTCATGATGATCCCCGAGGCGTGGGAGAACGACCCGGACATGCGCGCCGACAAGCGCGCGTTCTACCGCTTCCACGCCAGCCTGATGGAGCCGTGGGACGGCCCGGCCTCGGTGGCCTTCACCGACGGCGAGGTCGTCGGCGCGGTGCTCGACCGCAACGGGCTGCGCCCGGGCCGCTGGTGGCACACCGCCGACGGGCTGGTGGTGCTGGGCAGCGAGGCGGGCGTGCTCGACCTGGACCCGTCCACCGTGATCGCCAAGGGCCGGCTCCAGCCGGGCCGGATGTTCCTTGTCGACACCGTCAACGGCCGGATCGTCTCCGACGACGAGATCAAGACCGAGCTGGCCGCCGAGCAGCCGTACCAGGAGTGGCTGCACGCCGGCCTGATCGAGCTGGACGACCTGCCCGCCCGCGAGCACACCGTCTACACCCACGACTCGGTGCGCCGCCGCCAGCAGGTGTTCGGCTACACCGAGGAGGAGCTGAAGATCCTGCTCGGCCCGATGGCCCGCAGCGGCGCGGAACCGATCGGCTCGATGGGCACCGACACGCCGATCGCCCCGCTGTCCACCCGGCCGCGGCTGCTCTACGACTACTTCCATCAGCTCTTCGCGCAGGTCACCAACCCGCCGCTGGACGCCATCCGGGAGGAGCTGGTGACCAGCCTGGCGTCCACGATCGGGCCGGAGGGCAACCTGCTGGACCCGGGCCCGGCGAGCTGCCGGCAGATCGTGCTGCCGTACCCGGTGATCGACAACGACGAGCTGGCCAAGATCCTCTCCATCGACGAGGACGGCGACCTGCCCGGCTTCAAGGCGGTCCGGGTCTCCGGGCTCTACCGCCTGCGCGACGGCGGCGCCGGCATCAAGGCCCGGCTGACCGAGATCTGCCGGCACGTCTCCGAGGCGATCGAGGACGGCGTGCGCATCCTGGTGCTCTCCGACCGGGACTCCAACGCCGACCTGGCCCCGATCCCGTCGCTGCTGCTCACCGCCGCGGTGCACCAGCACCTGGTCCGCGAGCAGACCCGTACCCAGGTGGCGCTGGTCGTCGAGTCCGGCGACTGCCGCGAGGTGCACCACGCGGCAGTGCTGATCGGGTACGGCGCGGCGGCGGTCAACCCGTACCTGGCCTTCGAGTCGGTCGAGGACATGATCTCCACCGGCGTGCTGGCCGGCGTCGACCGGGTCAAGGCGGTCCGCAACTACGTCAAGGCGCTCGGCAAGGGCGTCCTGAAGATCATGTCCAAGATGGGCATCTCGACAGTGTCGTCGTACTGCGGGGCGCAGGTCTTCGAGGCGGTCGGCCTGGAGACCCGCCTGGTCGACAGGTACTTCCGGGGCACGCCGAGCACCATCGGCGGCATCGGGCTGGCCGAGATCCACGCCGAGGTGGCGGCCCGGCACGCGCGGGCCTGGCCGGCGCCGGGCGCGCAGGCGGACGACCGGCTGGACGTCGGCGGCGAGTACCAGTGGCGCCGCGAGGGCGAGCTGCACCTGTTCAACCCGGAGACCGTCTTCCTGCTCCAGCACGCCACCCGCAGCCGCCAGTACGACGTGTTCCGGCAGTACACCGCCAAGGTCGACGAGCTGGCCGCGAAGGCGGGCTCGCTGCGCGGGCTGTTCACGCTGCGCACCGGCGTACGCCCGGCGGTGCCGCTGGACGAGGTCGAGCCGGCCACCGAGATCGTGAAGCGTTTCGCCACCGGCGCCATGTCGTACGGGTCGATCTCGGCGGAGGCGCACGAGACGCTCGCCATCGCGATGAACAGGCTCGGCGGCAAGTCCAACACCGGCGAGGGTGGCGAGGACGTCGAGCGGCTGCACGACCCGGCGCGCCGCTCCGCGGTCAAGCAGATCGCCAGCGGCCGCTTCGGCGTGACAAGCGAATACCTGGTCAACGCCGACGACCTCCAGATCAAGATGGCGCAGGGCGCGAAGCCCGGCGAGGGCGGGCAGCTTCCCGGCAACAAGGTCTGGCCGTGGATCGCCCGGACCCGGCACGCCACCCCTGGCGTCGGCCTGATCTCCCCGCCGCCGCACCACGACATCTACTCCATCGAGGACCTGGCCCAGCTCGTCCACGACCTGAAGTGCGTCAACCCGGCCGCCCGGGTGCACGTGAAGCTGGTCAGCGAGGTGGGCGTGGGCACCGTCGCGGCCGGCGTGGCCAAGCTCAAGGCCGACGTCATCCTGATCTCCGGGCACGACGGCGGCACCGGCGCGTCCCCGCTGAACTCGCTCAAGCACGCCGGCACCCCGTGGGAGCTGGGCCTGGCCGAGGCGCAGCAGACGCTGCTGCTCAACAAGCTGCGCGACCGGGTCACCGTGCAGGTCGACGGCCAGCTCAAGACCGGCCGGGACGTGCTGATCGCCGCGCTGCTCGGCGCCGAGGAGTTCGGGTTCGCCACCGCGCCGCTCATCGTCGAGGGCTGCGTGATGATGCGCGTGTGCCACCTGGACACCTGTCCGGTCGGCATCGCCACTCAGAACCCGGTGCTGCGCGAGCGCTTCACCGGCCGGCCCGAGTTCGTGGAGAACTTCTTCCTCTTCCTCGCCGAGGAGGTCCGCGGCTACCTGGCCGAGCTGGGCTTCCGCAGCATCGACGAGGCGATCGGTCACACCGAGCTGCTCGACGTGGTCGGCGCGATCGACCACTGGAAGGGCCACGGGCTCGACCTGAGCCGCGTGCTGCACCTGCCCGAACTGCCCGAGGGCGCGGCCCGGCGCGGTGTCCGCGCCCAGGACCACGGCCTCGACGCGGCGCTGGACAACCGGCTCATCGAGCTGGCCGGGCCGGCGCTGCGCGACAGTAGCCCGGTCCGGGTCGAGGTCGAGGTGCGCAACGAGCACCGCAGCGTCGGCGCGATGCTCGGCGGCGAGGTGACCCGCCGCTTCGGCGGCGCCGGGCTGCCCGACGACACCGTCGAGTTCCTGCTGCGCGGCACCGCCGGCCAGTCGTTCGGCGCGTTCCTGCCGCGTGGGGTCACGCTGCGCCTGCACGGCGACGCCAACGACTACGTCGGCAAGGGACTGTCCGGCGGGCGCATCGTGGTCCGGCCGGACACCGTCGCGCCGTTCGTCGGCGTGGACGCCGCGCCCGGCCGCCGGGCCGAGGACCAGATCATCGCCGGCAACACCATCCTGTACGGCGCGACCGGTGGCGAGGTCTACCTGCGCGGCCGGGTGGGGGAGCGGTTCGCGGTGCGCAACTCCGGCGCGGTCGCGGTGGTCGAGGGCCTCGGCGACCACGGCTGCGAGTACATGACCGGCGGCATCGTCGTGGTGCTCGGGCCGACCGGGCGCAACTTCGCCGCCGGCATGTCCGGCGGCACCGCCTTCGTGCACCGGCTCGACCGGCGACTGGTGAACACCGAGCTGGTCGACCTGTCGCCGCTGCGCGACGAGGAACGCGACCGGCTGCACGAGCTGGTCCAGCGGCACTTCGCCGAGACGGACTCGGCGGTCGCCGAGGACCTGCTCAAGCGCTGGCCGCAGGCGGTGGAGGAGTTCACCGCAGTGGTGCCCCGCGACTATCGCCGGGTCATGGAGATCATGCGGGCCGCCGAAGCCGCCGGCCGAGACGTCGACGACGCGGTGATGAGTGCGCTCAGCGTGCCGTCGGCCGCGCCGGTACCGCCCGCGCCCCGGGTGGTCGCCCAGGAGGTGGCTCGTGCCTGA
- a CDS encoding GNAT family N-acetyltransferase → MDLARADVLDRLERFYDAVPRDVARCEEYDALVLFVREGAGWPFYARPRLDATEHPTLADVTAVRARQRELGLPEVFEWVHEHQPDLLAVARSAGLSVLEAPLMLLEPERLPEPGTFSDVPVRVLDPAEPGFAADIALRRAVAAVGFANGGTARGEAGPAERDAAVAGLDVAALEEEATRVADGRRVSVLAGTPGEGALASGMAMRVGDVAEIAGVATLPSARRRGLGAAVTATLARELRAAGTDLIFLSAGSEDIARVYLRVGFRRIGTACIAEPAAVI, encoded by the coding sequence GTGGATCTCGCACGCGCTGACGTACTCGACCGGTTGGAGCGGTTCTACGACGCGGTGCCCCGCGACGTGGCCCGCTGCGAGGAGTACGACGCCCTGGTGCTCTTCGTCCGGGAAGGTGCCGGATGGCCGTTCTACGCCCGGCCCCGGCTCGACGCCACCGAGCACCCCACGCTCGCCGACGTCACGGCGGTCCGCGCCCGCCAACGGGAGCTGGGCCTGCCGGAGGTGTTCGAGTGGGTGCACGAGCATCAGCCGGACCTGCTGGCGGTGGCCCGCTCGGCCGGGCTGAGCGTGCTGGAGGCGCCGCTGATGCTGCTGGAACCGGAGCGGCTGCCCGAACCGGGGACGTTCAGCGACGTACCGGTGCGGGTGCTGGACCCCGCCGAGCCCGGCTTCGCCGCGGACATCGCGCTGCGACGGGCCGTCGCCGCGGTCGGCTTCGCCAACGGCGGCACCGCGCGCGGCGAGGCCGGACCGGCCGAACGGGATGCCGCCGTCGCCGGGCTGGACGTGGCCGCGCTGGAGGAGGAGGCGACCCGGGTCGCCGACGGCAGGCGCGTCTCCGTGCTCGCCGGCACGCCCGGGGAAGGCGCGCTCGCCAGCGGCATGGCCATGCGGGTGGGCGACGTGGCGGAGATCGCCGGGGTGGCCACGCTGCCGTCCGCGCGGCGGCGCGGCCTCGGCGCTGCGGTGACCGCCACCCTCGCGCGGGAACTGCGCGCCGCCGGCACCGACCTGATCTTCCTCAGCGCCGGCAGCGAGGACATCGCCCGGGTCTACCTGCGGGTCGGGTTCCGCCGGATCGGCACCGCCTGCATCGCCGAGCCCGCCGCCGTCATCTGA
- a CDS encoding FAD-dependent oxidoreductase, which produces MRSAVVVGAGLGGMAVAGVLARSGWQVTLLERADRVRPEATAVVLWPNGVRALRALGLGDGLDAIATPLPDGGVRRPDGHWLVQPRSTPAERMPVVVHREDLHDALIAGLGDRVELRTGVTVRTVRAASGERPAVGDGRHTYEADLVVAADGADSEIRRQLAPESSVVSSGCAAWRAVIPWYRAPQLPDDQPLHGETLGAGYRFLAASLGERGNAGASRRGGVYWVATAAGAPRPEPPEVQLALLKRWFAGWPAPIGTLLEATDPDDVVQQEIRELRPLPKAYGFPAGPGGVVLLGDAAHAMPPHLGQGACLAFEDAATLAGLLRESRLPDAVTAYDRLRRPRAATMVRQTRRMSAVLQARGRLALRARDAALGTISPRMRNTAAAAAAAWQPPS; this is translated from the coding sequence ATGCGCAGCGCGGTGGTGGTCGGCGCCGGACTCGGCGGGATGGCGGTGGCCGGCGTGCTGGCCCGTTCGGGATGGCAGGTCACGCTGCTGGAACGCGCCGACCGGGTCCGGCCGGAGGCGACCGCCGTGGTGCTCTGGCCCAACGGGGTACGCGCGCTGCGCGCCCTCGGGCTGGGCGACGGGCTGGACGCGATCGCCACCCCGCTGCCCGACGGCGGCGTACGCCGCCCGGACGGGCACTGGCTGGTGCAGCCCCGGTCCACCCCGGCCGAGCGGATGCCGGTGGTGGTGCACCGGGAGGACCTGCACGACGCGCTCATCGCCGGCCTCGGCGACCGGGTCGAGCTGCGTACCGGCGTGACAGTGCGGACGGTGCGCGCCGCCTCCGGCGAGCGCCCGGCGGTGGGCGACGGCCGGCACACCTACGAGGCGGATCTGGTGGTGGCCGCCGACGGCGCCGACAGCGAGATCCGCAGGCAACTGGCGCCGGAGAGCTCTGTGGTCAGCTCCGGGTGCGCCGCGTGGCGGGCGGTCATCCCCTGGTACCGGGCCCCGCAGCTGCCCGACGACCAGCCGCTGCACGGCGAGACGCTGGGCGCCGGGTACCGGTTCCTGGCCGCCTCGCTCGGCGAGCGGGGCAACGCCGGGGCCTCCCGCCGGGGCGGCGTCTACTGGGTGGCCACCGCGGCGGGCGCGCCCCGACCGGAGCCGCCCGAGGTCCAGCTCGCCCTGCTCAAACGCTGGTTCGCCGGCTGGCCCGCGCCGATCGGCACGCTGCTGGAGGCGACCGACCCGGACGACGTGGTGCAGCAGGAGATCCGTGAGCTGCGCCCGCTGCCGAAGGCGTACGGCTTCCCGGCCGGCCCGGGCGGCGTGGTGCTGCTCGGCGACGCCGCGCACGCCATGCCGCCGCACCTCGGCCAGGGCGCCTGCCTGGCGTTCGAGGACGCGGCGACGCTGGCCGGGCTGCTGCGGGAGTCGCGGCTGCCGGACGCGGTGACCGCGTACGACCGGCTGCGCCGCCCTCGCGCGGCCACGATGGTCCGGCAGACCCGGCGGATGTCGGCGGTCCTGCAGGCCCGGGGCCGGCTGGCGCTGCGCGCCCGCGACGCCGCCCTCGGCACGATCAGCCCTCGGATGCGCAACACGGCCGCCGCCGCGGCCGCCGCCTGGCAGCCGCCGTCCTGA
- the lgt gene encoding prolipoprotein diacylglyceryl transferase — protein sequence MTLAPMTPLAAMPSPSTAVWQLGPVPIRAYALCIILGIVVACVVTEYRLRRRGVAPGAVLDIAVWAVPAGIIGARIYHVITSPEKYFGAGGEPIKALYIWEGGLGIWGAVAGGAVGAWLAARQLGIPFTVIADALAPGLPLAQAVGRLGNWFNNELYGGRTTLPWGLEVHVMDPDNPGHALRDDAGNPVLQPGLYHPAFLYEALWNVGVAALVLYLDRKLRLGRGRAFALYVMGYTVGRFWIELMRTDEANLILGVRLNVWTAVLVFLGALAYFVRVRGPREYLVPVGEPALAPTPSGDVSQVDLSAREAAARPVVPEGYRVVSEEQFDTYRKTGVLPPADDERTESPDDDATTAEAADATTADADAADRADADGADSDAGPERADAERTNAGRADAGARPTDRDS from the coding sequence GTGACCCTCGCCCCGATGACCCCACTGGCGGCCATGCCCAGCCCCAGCACTGCCGTCTGGCAGCTCGGTCCGGTTCCGATCCGGGCGTACGCGCTCTGCATCATCCTCGGCATCGTGGTGGCCTGCGTGGTCACCGAGTACCGGCTGCGCCGCCGCGGCGTCGCTCCGGGCGCGGTGCTCGACATCGCCGTCTGGGCGGTGCCGGCGGGCATCATCGGCGCGCGGATCTACCACGTGATCACGTCGCCGGAGAAATACTTCGGCGCCGGCGGTGAGCCGATCAAGGCGCTCTACATCTGGGAGGGCGGGCTCGGCATCTGGGGCGCGGTGGCCGGTGGCGCGGTCGGCGCGTGGCTCGCCGCCCGGCAGCTCGGCATCCCGTTCACGGTGATCGCCGACGCGCTGGCGCCGGGGCTGCCGCTGGCACAGGCCGTCGGCCGGCTGGGCAACTGGTTCAACAACGAGCTGTACGGCGGGCGGACCACACTGCCCTGGGGTCTTGAGGTGCACGTGATGGACCCGGACAACCCGGGCCACGCGCTGCGCGACGACGCCGGCAATCCGGTGCTCCAGCCCGGGCTCTACCACCCGGCGTTCCTCTACGAGGCGCTCTGGAACGTCGGCGTCGCCGCGCTGGTGCTCTACCTCGACCGCAAGCTGCGGCTCGGCCGCGGCCGGGCGTTCGCGCTCTACGTGATGGGCTACACGGTGGGCCGGTTCTGGATCGAGCTGATGCGCACCGACGAGGCCAACCTCATCCTCGGCGTACGGCTCAACGTCTGGACCGCCGTGCTCGTCTTCCTCGGCGCGCTGGCCTACTTCGTCCGGGTCCGGGGCCCCCGCGAATACCTCGTGCCGGTGGGCGAGCCGGCCCTCGCGCCTACCCCCTCCGGGGACGTCTCCCAGGTCGACCTCTCCGCCCGGGAGGCCGCCGCCCGGCCGGTCGTGCCGGAGGGCTACCGGGTGGTGAGCGAGGAGCAGTTCGACACGTACCGCAAGACCGGCGTGCTGCCCCCGGCCGACGACGAGCGGACCGAATCCCCGGACGACGACGCCACCACTGCCGAAGCGGCGGACGCCACCACGGCCGACGCGGACGCCGCCGACCGCGCGGACGCCGACGGCGCCGACTCCGACGCCGGTCCGGAGCGGGCGGACGCCGAGCGCACGAACGCGGGCCGGGCCGACGCCGGCGCGCGCCCCACCGACCGGGACAGCTGA
- a CDS encoding NUDIX hydrolase, producing MSPLTWAVAAVVIDGSGRLLLCRRSDGARRWALPGGRLRHDESPADAVVRAVRAESGWAVEPVDLVGLYRVSGPRAPAPPAGRCGARPDVLVHVFRAGPAGVEPLSEAAAGCLPRWWPPQELPDVLTPATSAAIADALAGRSGVLRHTGAGDALTPSGDGQPAPPGQRASEQADSKR from the coding sequence ATGAGCCCGCTCACATGGGCGGTCGCCGCGGTCGTCATCGACGGGTCGGGCCGGCTGCTGCTCTGCCGCCGCTCCGACGGGGCGCGTCGCTGGGCGCTGCCGGGCGGGCGGCTGCGCCACGACGAGAGCCCGGCGGACGCCGTCGTCCGGGCGGTCCGCGCGGAGTCCGGCTGGGCGGTCGAACCGGTCGACCTGGTCGGCCTCTACCGGGTGAGCGGCCCGCGGGCGCCCGCGCCACCGGCCGGGCGGTGCGGCGCGCGCCCCGACGTGCTGGTGCACGTGTTCCGCGCCGGGCCGGCCGGCGTCGAGCCGCTGAGCGAGGCGGCGGCCGGGTGCCTGCCGCGGTGGTGGCCGCCGCAGGAGCTGCCCGACGTGCTGACCCCCGCAACGAGCGCGGCGATCGCGGACGCGCTCGCCGGCCGCTCCGGCGTGCTGCGCCACACCGGCGCCGGTGACGCGCTCACGCCGTCCGGTGACGGGCAGCCCGCCCCGCCCGGCCAGCGCGCGTCCGAGCAGGCCGACAGCAAGCGCTGA
- the trpA gene encoding tryptophan synthase subunit alpha: MSRIGVAFDKARADGRAVLVGCMPAGFPTVEGSIAAMKAMVEAGVDVIEVEIPYSDPVMDGPVIQKASDIALAGGVRVADTLRAVEAVAATGASVVTMTYWNPIEQYGVDAFARDMAAAGGTGLVTPDLIPDEAAEWLAASDAHGLDRTFLVSPSSTDARLRMTAEHCRGFVYATAIMGVTGARAQTSEAAPVLVSRLREVTDIPVGVGLGVGTGAQAATVAGYADAVIVGSALVRCVLDAPDQATGLTALRKLSAELAEGVRNPAR; encoded by the coding sequence GTGAGCCGCATCGGGGTCGCCTTCGACAAGGCGCGCGCGGACGGACGGGCCGTGCTGGTCGGCTGCATGCCGGCGGGCTTCCCGACCGTCGAGGGCAGCATCGCCGCCATGAAGGCCATGGTCGAGGCGGGCGTGGACGTCATCGAGGTGGAGATCCCGTACTCCGACCCGGTGATGGACGGCCCGGTCATCCAGAAGGCGAGCGACATCGCGCTCGCCGGTGGCGTCCGCGTCGCGGACACGCTGCGCGCCGTCGAGGCGGTCGCCGCGACCGGGGCCAGCGTCGTCACCATGACCTACTGGAACCCGATCGAGCAGTACGGCGTCGACGCGTTCGCCCGCGACATGGCCGCCGCCGGTGGCACCGGCCTGGTCACGCCGGACCTGATCCCCGACGAGGCCGCCGAGTGGCTGGCCGCCTCGGACGCGCACGGCCTGGACCGGACGTTCCTGGTCTCCCCGTCCTCGACCGACGCGCGGCTGCGGATGACCGCCGAGCACTGCCGTGGCTTCGTCTACGCCACCGCGATCATGGGTGTCACAGGCGCCCGGGCGCAGACCTCCGAGGCCGCCCCGGTGCTGGTCTCCCGGCTGCGCGAGGTCACCGACATCCCGGTCGGCGTCGGGTTGGGCGTGGGCACCGGCGCGCAGGCCGCCACCGTCGCCGGGTACGCCGACGCGGTGATCGTGGGCAGCGCGCTGGTCCGCTGCGTGCTGGACGCCCCGGACCAGGCCACCGGCCTGACCGCCCTGCGCAAGCTCAGCGCCGAACTGGCCGAGGGCGTCCGCAACCCGGCCCGCTGA